A window of Photobacterium sp. GJ3 contains these coding sequences:
- the rsmH gene encoding 16S rRNA (cytosine(1402)-N(4))-methyltransferase RsmH translates to MSEQFAHVSVLLHESVDGLAIKPDGIYIDGTFGRGGHSRLILSHLGEQGRLYAIDRDPQAIAEAAKIDDPRFQIIHGPFSGIAGYMAELGLSGKIDGVLLDLGVSSPQLDDAERGFSFMRDGPLDMRMDPTSGVSAAEWLLTADADDIAWVLKEFGEERFAKRIARGIVEYRSNPENVPLERTTQLAKLIADVSPFRDKHKHPATRSFQAIRIYINSELEEIDTALHGALEVLAPGGRLSVISFHSLEDRMVKRFIRKQSKGPDVPAGLPLTEDQIKALGSADLKPVGKAIKPTAAETQHNPRARSSVLRLAERL, encoded by the coding sequence ATGTCCGAACAATTTGCGCACGTATCCGTGCTGCTTCATGAGTCTGTCGATGGCCTGGCCATCAAACCAGACGGTATTTATATCGATGGCACTTTTGGCCGTGGTGGCCACAGTCGCCTGATTCTTTCTCATCTTGGTGAGCAGGGCCGCCTGTATGCCATCGACCGCGATCCACAGGCGATTGCAGAAGCTGCCAAGATTGATGATCCCCGTTTTCAGATTATTCACGGCCCGTTTTCCGGCATAGCTGGTTACATGGCTGAACTTGGCCTGAGCGGTAAAATCGACGGTGTGTTACTTGACCTGGGTGTCTCTTCTCCACAGTTGGATGATGCAGAGCGTGGCTTCAGCTTTATGCGTGACGGCCCGCTGGATATGCGCATGGATCCGACTTCCGGTGTCTCTGCCGCTGAATGGCTGCTCACTGCTGATGCAGATGACATTGCCTGGGTGCTGAAAGAGTTCGGTGAAGAACGCTTTGCCAAACGCATCGCACGCGGCATCGTGGAATATCGTTCGAATCCGGAAAATGTACCGCTGGAGCGGACCACGCAGCTGGCTAAGCTGATTGCTGATGTTTCACCGTTTAGAGACAAGCATAAGCATCCGGCGACCCGAAGCTTTCAGGCGATCCGCATTTATATCAACAGTGAACTGGAAGAAATCGATACTGCCTTGCATGGTGCCCTTGAGGTGCTGGCGCCGGGTGGCCGTCTCTCCGTGATCAGCTTCCACTCGCTGGAAGATCGCATGGTGAAGCGCTTTATCCGCAAGCAGAGCAAAGGGCCGGACGTTCCGGCGGGGCTACCGCTGACGGAAGATCAGATTAAAGCGCTGGGCAGTGCGGATCTCAAACCTGTGGGTAAGGCCATCAAGCCAACCGCAGCGGAAACCCAGCACAACCCGCGGGCGCGCAGCTCCGTGCTTCGTT